A genomic stretch from Primulina huaijiensis isolate GDHJ02 chromosome 14, ASM1229523v2, whole genome shotgun sequence includes:
- the LOC140957777 gene encoding large ribosomal subunit protein uL18-like: MVFVKAQKSRAYFKRFQVKFKRRRQGKTDYRARIRLINQDKNKYNTPKYRFVVRFTNKDIIAQVVSASIAGDHILAAAYSHELPNYGLEVGLTNYAAAYCTGLLLARRVLKKLEMDEDYEGNVEATGEDYSVEPAESRRPFRALLDVGLLRTTTGNRVFGALKGALDGGLDIPHSDKRFAGFDKSSKQLDPEVHRKYIYGGHVASYMNNLMEDEPEKYQSHFSRFIKKGIESENMEEMYKKVHAAIRADPTKKKSEKQPPKTHKRFNLKKLTYEERREKLVQRLNALNAAAGNDEDEDDDE; encoded by the exons ATG GTCTTTGTCAAGGCGCAAAAGTCGAGAGCCTACTTCAAACGGTTCCAAGTTAAATTCAAGAGAAGGAGGC aggGAAAGACTGACTACCGGGCAAGGATTCGACTGATCAACCAGGACAAGAATAAGTACAACACTCCGAAATATCGCTTTGTAGTGCGATTT ACCAATAAAGATATAATTGCCCAAGTTGTATCTGCAAGCATTGCTGGTGACCACATCCTTGCTGCTGCTTATTCCCATGAGTTGCCTAACTATGGACTTGAAGTCGGCCTCACCAATTATGCTGCTG CTTACTGTACTGGACTCCTGCTGGCTCGTAGAGTTCTGAAAAAACTTGAAATGGACGAGGATTATGAAGGAAACGTTGAG GCCACTGGAGAGGATTATTCCGTTGAACCAGCAGAAAGCAGAAGGCCTTTCCGTGCGCTCCTTGACGTTGGACTTTTACGGACTACCACTGGAAATCGTGTTTTTGGTGCCCTCAAG GGAGCTCTGGATGGTGGACTTGATAtccctcacagtgataaaaggTTTGCTGGATTTGACAAGAGCAGCAAGCAGCTTGACCCTGAAGTGCATAGGAAATACATCTATGGCGGTCATGTTGCTTCCTATATGAAT AATTTGATGGAAGATGAGCCCGAGAAGTACCAATCTCACTTTAGCAGGTTTATTAAAAAGGGTATTGAGTCAGAGAACATGGAGGAGATGTACAAGAAGGTTCATGCTGCCATTCGTGCTGATCCCACaaagaagaaatctgaaaaacAACCCCCAAAGACGCACAAGAG ATTCAACCTTAAGAAGCTAACTTATGAGGAGAGGAGGGAGAAGCTGGTCCAGAGGTTGAATGCTCTTAATGCTGCAGCAGGAAATGACGAAGATGAGGATGATGACGAGTGA
- the LOC140957615 gene encoding F-box/LRR-repeat protein 12, producing MTSDPIIPSTSVLQLPDDCLYFIFQNLDCCSDRESFGLTCRRWLHIQNSSRRSLQFHCSLTCLRIVSQVLPSTKILPSHLHQLLRRFQQLQSLSLSGCTELPDLGLSALLHYGSKLQSLHLDCCFDITDHGLSIIAHGCPSLTTISLYRCDITDIGLEVLSKSCVALKDVNISYSVLVSDHGIRALTQNCRHLRAINISHCRNISGVGFQGCSNTLVYLEADSCKLEPEGIQGIVSGGGLEYLNISNLIWSIDGHGLASMDSGYLSQLRVLNLRLCRTIGNEAIVAISVGCPLLQEWNLALCHEVRLAGWASIGSNCGKLERLHVNRCQNLCDQGLQSLREGCKRMQHLYLSRCRRLSLTAIEMFKCLRSDVKIVDDEIMCIAPASAFRS from the coding sequence ATGACCAGTGATCCAATCATTCCGTCAACATCCGTCCTCCAACTTCCTGACGATtgcttatattttatttttcaaaatcttgACTGTTGTTCTGATCGTGAATCATTTGGACTAACTTGTCGTCGGTGGCTTCACATTCAAAATTCCTCTCGTCGATCTTTGCAATTCCATTGTTCGCTCACTTGTCTAAGGATTGTCTCACAAGTCCTCCCTTCAACCAAGATCCTTCCCTCCCATCTGCACCAGTTACTCCGTCGTTTTCAGCAGCTACAGTCGCTATCACTATCTGGGTGTACCGAGCTCCCTGATTTAGGTTTATCTGCGTTGCTTCACTATGGCTCAAAGTTGCAGAGCTTGCATCTAGATTGTTGTTTTGACATAACAGATCACGGGCTTTCCATCATTGCACATGGCTGCCCTTCTTTGACAACCATTAGCCTTTACCGGTGCGACATTACTGATATTGGATTGGAAGTACTCTCTAAATCTTGTGTCGCACTAAAAGATGTCAATATCTCGTACTCTGTACTTGTTTCCGATCACGGGATTCGTGCTCTCACCCAAAATTGCCGCCATCTTCGAGCTATCAACATATCTCACTGCAGAAATATAAGTGGTGTTGGCTTTCAAGGATGTTCAAATACTCTAGTTTACTTAGAAGCCGATTCGTGTAAGCTTGAGCCGGAAGGAATACAGGGCATAGTTAGTGGTGGTGGCTTAGAGTACTTAAACATTTCCAACTTAATCTGGAGCATAGACGGTCACGGATTGGCATCGATGGATTCTGGATATCTTTCCCAACTCAGAGTGCTGAATCTTCGGCTGTGCAGAACCATTGGGAACGAAGCTATAGTGGCAATTTCAGTGGGGTGTCCACTGCTTCAAGAGTGGAACTTGGCTCTGTGCCATGAAGTTAGATTGGCAGGATGGGCATCAATCGGGTCGAACTGCGGTAAATTGGAGCGTCTTCATGTGAACCGGTGCCAGAACCTCTGTGATCAGGGTTTGCAATCTCTGAGAGAGGGCTGCAAAAGGATGCAGCATTTGTACTTGAGTCGATGCAGAAGGTTGAGCTTGACAGCTATTGAGATGTTCAAGTGTTTGAGAAGTGACGTGAAGATTGTGGATGATGAAATTATGTGCATTGCGCCTGCTTCGGCCTTCAGGTCATAG
- the LOC140957749 gene encoding uncharacterized protein, protein MRVLGDSWCFCSGGGKSERMKAAIFSGKAMAMARIHGGGTGFLIHRNLLLTTHSNLPSVAAAETADIRLQNGFAASLFPHRFFITSSVLDLTIVGLDALDGESNTQAQPHYLKTCSKPNLELGSVVYLLGYTEKQELAVGEGKVVIATDNLIKLSTDGVTWSAGSAGFDIHGNLAFMVCDPMKLATSPNTKSSSTSTSSTSSWKKDAPMQFGIPIPIICDWLNQHWEGNFDELSKPKLPLIRLMSTGQKSEHSCASFTMRRVFKATEGENTGTPTSSNVISKPMEQPGPSSAVVNILEDGTLTGDPQVATHIHGIPTPAIYESPMLTSFPVKKKDVTQIQLLDINFPPRTAKASLSPQPSRKVLANCDQNYAKNLSQLPPEGQRLHDVGPSSPMVNAESTGSVNGAAHSDIQSSSSPIEIPEAPNEYSSEGETTMYSAETAESRNYTSPREGMFYGVGRSQSCVNYNRWGPMPKNLVACGAMLEKHRSFMQGRHVYSQGTTSQRSNEYFSPTVSSIMKKRNNLEQLNRPRQSAVHSSPRWLF, encoded by the exons ATGAGGGTTTTAGGGGATTCCTGGTGTTTCTGCAGCGGAGGTGGCAAGTCGGAGAGAATGAAGGCTGCTATTTTCTCCGGCAAGGCGATGGCAATGGCAAGAATCCACGGAGGAGGCACCGGATTCTTGATCCACCGGAATCTGCTTCTCACCACCCACTCTAATCTCCCCTCCGTCGCCGCTGCGGAGACCGCCGACATTAGGCTCCAGAATGGATTTGCCGCTAGCCTTTTTCCTCACAG atTCTTTATTACGAGCTCTGTTCTTGATCTGACAATTGTAGGGCTTGATGCCCTAGATGGAGAGTCAAACACACAAGCACAGCCTCACTACTTGAAAACTTGTTCAAAGCCAAATTTGGAACTTGGAAGCGTGGTTTATCTTTTAGGATATACGGAGAAACAGGAGTTGGCTGTGGGTGAAGGAAAGGTGGTTATAGCTACAGACAATCTGATAAAGCTGTCAACCGATGGAGTGACTTGGAGTGCAGGCTCAGCTGGTTTTGATATTCATGGAAATCTCGCTTTCATGGTTTGTGATCCTATGAAGCTTGCAACATCACCAAACACTAAATCCTCTTCTACTTCAACTTCTTCAACTTCATCATGGAAGAAAGATGCGCCCATGCAATTCGGTATTCCTATCCCGATCATCTGTGATTGGTTAAACCAGCACTGGGAAGGTAACTTTGATGAACTTAGCAAACCTAAGTTACCTTTGATACGGTTGATGTCTACTGGTCAGAAAAGTGAGCATTCTTGTGCATCATTCACAATGCGACGAGTTTTTAAGGCAACTGAAGGTGAAAACACGGGGACACCAACATCCTCAAACGTGATATCTAAACCTATGGAGCAacctggaccaagttctgctgtTGTCAACATATTGGAAGATGGGACTTTGACTGGTGATCCACAAGTTGCAACTCATATCCATGGGATTCCAACTCCAGCTATTTACGAGTCCCCAATGCTAACTTCGTTCCCAGTGAAGAAAAAGGATGTCACTCAGATTCAGCTTTTGGACATCAATTTTCCACCTAGAACTGCTAAAGCTTCACTGTCACCTCAACCATCTAGAAAAGTGCTGGCCAACTGTGATCAAAATTATGCCAAAAACTTATCTCAGCTACCACCCGAAGGACAACGGCTTCATGATGTAGGACCATCCAGCCCCATGGTAAACGCTGAATCAACAGGGTCAGTCAACGGGGCTGCCCATAGTGATATCCAATCAAGTTCTTCGCCCATTGAGATTCCAGAAGCACCAAATGAATACAGCAGCGAAGGAGAAACGACCATGTACTCTGCCGAAACGGCTGAAAGCCGTAACTATACCAGTCCTAGAGAGGGAATGTTTTATGGAGTAGGGAGGAGCCAAAGTTGTGTCAACTACAACCGATGGGGGCCAATGCCGAAAAATTTAGTTGCCTGTGGTGCAATGCTGGAAAAGCATAGGAGCTTTATGCAAGGAAGGCATGTTTATTCTCAAGGGACAACTTCTCAGAGAAGCAACGAGTACTTTAGCCCAACGGTTTCTTCAATAATGAAGAAGCGGAACAATTTGGAGCAACTAAACAGGCCAAGGCAAAGTGCAGTCCATTCGTCTCCACGGTGGTTGTTCTA
- the LOC140957407 gene encoding uncharacterized protein gives MAASATPSGGQSDHNNGNINNGNCSGGGKENANGDAVKSNGGGLSVAENSAAGPAQTTLRHNPGISLDWTLEEQSTLEDLLAKYASETIVVRYAKIAQALQEKTVRDVALRCRWMNKKENGKRRKDDQNSSKKNKDKKEKTTDSLPKSSQVPNRSNDPPYVSSMMSMDSDDGISYKMIGGTTGQLLEQNAQALDQISSNFAAFKFHENINLFCQARNNILSILNDCSDMPEVMKQMPPLPVKLNEDLANTILPRTTLPN, from the exons ATGGCCGCTAGTGCTACCCCTTCAGGGGGTCAGAGTGACCATAATAATGGAAATATCAACAACGGGAATTGCAGCGGTGGAGGTAAGGAGAATGCAAATGGTGATGCCGTCAAGAGTAACGGCGGTGGTCTTTCGGTGGCGGAAAACTCTGCGGCGGGGCCAGCTCAGACCACCCTCCGCCACAATCCTGGCATATCTCTAGATTGGACCCTCGAAGAACAGTCTACCCTCGAAGATTTACTTGCGAA ATATGCCTCAGAAACCATAGTAGTTCGATATGCTAAAATTGCCCAGGCATTACAAGAGAAGACAGTTCGCGATGTTGCGTTACGTTGCAGATGGATGAAC AAAAAGGAAAACGGAAAGAGAAGGAAAGATGATCAAaattcttcaaagaaaaataaagacaaAAAG GAAAAGACTACAGATTCGTTGCCAAAATCTTCTCAAGTTCCAAATCGCTCCAATGATCCTCCGTATGTTTCTTCAATGATGTCAATGGACAGCGATGATGGAATCTCATACAAGA TGATTGGTGGTACCACTGGACAACTTCTTGAGCAAAATGCTCAGGCCTTGGATCAAATTTCTtccaactttgctgctttcaAG TTTCATGAGAACATCAATCTCTTCTGTCAAGCTCGAAATAATATCCTTTCTATCTTAAATGA CTGTAGTGACATGCCAGAAGTAATGAAGCAGATGCCGCCACTTCCTGTAAAGCTGAATGAAGATTTGGCTAACACCATTCTTCCTCGAACTACCCTACCAAATTAA
- the LOC140956522 gene encoding GPN-loop GTPase 3-like isoform X2 yields MGYAQLVIGPAGSGKSTYCSSLHQHCETVGRSVHVVNLDPAAQNFDYPVAMDIRELISLEDVMEDLGLGPNGGLIYCMEHLEENLDDWLTEELDNYLDDDYLVFDCPGQIELFSHVPVLKNFVEHLRRKNFNICVVYLLDSQFITDVTKFISGCMTSLSAMVQLELPHVNILSKMDLVTNKRDIENYLNPEPQTLLAELNQRMAPQFGKLNKSLIDLVDQYSMVSFFPLDLRKESRYYILSQIDNCIQYGEDADVKVKDFDPDDD; encoded by the exons ATGGGCTATGCACAATTAGTTATTGGCCCTGCTGGGAGTGGAAAG TCTACTTATTGTTCTAGCTTGCACCAACATTGTGAAACTGTTGGCCGCTCTGTGCATGTTGTAAACTTAGATCCTGCTGCTCAGAACTTTGACTATCCTGTAGCCATGG ATATTAGGGAACTCATTTCTCTGGAGGATGTGATGGAGGATCTCGGATTGGGTCCAAATGGTGGCCTTATTTACTGCATGGA GCACCTTGAAGAAAATTTAGATGATTGGCTGACAGAAGAGTTAGATAATTACTTGGATGATGACTATCTAGTTTTTGACTGCCCAG GTCAGATAGAGCTCTTCTCCCATGTTCCTGTGCTGAAGAACTTTGTGGAGCATTTAAGAcgaaaaaatttcaatatatgtGTTGTATACTTACTCGATTCTCAG TTTATTACGGATGTAACCAAGTTTATAAGTGGTTGCATGACTTCACTTTCTGCCATGGTTCAACTGGAGCTACCTCATGTCAATATTCTCTCCAAAATGGACCTTGTGACAAACAAGAGAGATATTGAAAA TTATTTGAACCCAGAACCACAGACACTGCTGGCAGAGTTAAACCAGCGCATGGCTCCACAGTTTGGAAAGCTTAACAAATCTTTAATCGACTTG GTTGATCAGTATAGTATGGTGAGCTTTTTTCCCCTTGACCTGAGAAAAGAAAGCAGGTAT TACATATTATCCCAAATCGACAACTGCATTCAGTATGGAGAAGATGCAGATGTGAAGGTTAAGGATTTTGACCCTGATGATGATTGA
- the LOC140956522 gene encoding GPN-loop GTPase 3-like isoform X1: protein MGYAQLVIGPAGSGKSTYCSSLHQHCETVGRSVHVVNLDPAAQNFDYPVAMDIRELISLEDVMEDLGLGPNGGLIYCMEHLEENLDDWLTEELDNYLDDDYLVFDCPGQIELFSHVPVLKNFVEHLRRKNFNICVVYLLDSQFITDVTKFISGCMTSLSAMVQLELPHVNILSKMDLVTNKRDIENYLNPEPQTLLAELNQRMAPQFGKLNKSLIDLVDQYSMVSFFPLDLRKESSIQYILSQIDNCIQYGEDADVKVKDFDPDDD, encoded by the exons ATGGGCTATGCACAATTAGTTATTGGCCCTGCTGGGAGTGGAAAG TCTACTTATTGTTCTAGCTTGCACCAACATTGTGAAACTGTTGGCCGCTCTGTGCATGTTGTAAACTTAGATCCTGCTGCTCAGAACTTTGACTATCCTGTAGCCATGG ATATTAGGGAACTCATTTCTCTGGAGGATGTGATGGAGGATCTCGGATTGGGTCCAAATGGTGGCCTTATTTACTGCATGGA GCACCTTGAAGAAAATTTAGATGATTGGCTGACAGAAGAGTTAGATAATTACTTGGATGATGACTATCTAGTTTTTGACTGCCCAG GTCAGATAGAGCTCTTCTCCCATGTTCCTGTGCTGAAGAACTTTGTGGAGCATTTAAGAcgaaaaaatttcaatatatgtGTTGTATACTTACTCGATTCTCAG TTTATTACGGATGTAACCAAGTTTATAAGTGGTTGCATGACTTCACTTTCTGCCATGGTTCAACTGGAGCTACCTCATGTCAATATTCTCTCCAAAATGGACCTTGTGACAAACAAGAGAGATATTGAAAA TTATTTGAACCCAGAACCACAGACACTGCTGGCAGAGTTAAACCAGCGCATGGCTCCACAGTTTGGAAAGCTTAACAAATCTTTAATCGACTTG GTTGATCAGTATAGTATGGTGAGCTTTTTTCCCCTTGACCTGAGAAAAGAAAGCAG TATTCAGTACATATTATCCCAAATCGACAACTGCATTCAGTATGGAGAAGATGCAGATGTGAAGGTTAAGGATTTTGACCCTGATGATGATTGA